The genomic DNA TCTTGTCCTCAAGGCAACAATATCACATGGAAACTGCATGTGCAAAGAAAGGACCAATGTACCTCCATTTAATGAGCATCATTTGATACAGGTTTGtcatctcacaaaaaaaaagaagacgtaAAAGCTCAGCAGCCTGGTTGATGGAtcaaagaataaataaataaagtgtagCATGAGGATAGAACAGCTGTCAGTACAACAACTTGTCAATAGACTGTGATTTCTGTTGGCTCCCTTGTCAACAAGGTTAAGCACTATCTGGATGTGTATGAGTTCTAAACATGTAAAAGCATATTGCAGGACTGCTACAGCTGTGCTTTTTTTGCAGTTTCTCTGTTCATCAGTAGTGTCAGCATTGCTTACAGTGTTTCAGGATATTCTTACGTCTGTTTTCATGTCACCCAAAAATAGGGGAGGGGCAAAACATGACAAATCATATAAACTTCAATCTGACAGCATGTTTACCAGCAGTGTGTTTGGCCCTTTGGATTGCTATGTTGTGTCTAGTTGTAGACATTACAAGATTAAGCTATGAAAAATCTGAAGAACTGGACATATGCGCAAAATATAACTGCGTTCATGAATCTTCAGAATGTTAACCAAACGGAGAGTTGTTTCACATTATGCTCTGACAAATCAGTTTCTACTGCAGTGCATGTTTTATTGTATATTTCTGCAGTAGCTGTGGTTCTGCTTACAGTGTTTGGAAATCTACTTGTcgtcatctctgtgtgtcacttCAGGAAGCTTAAGACACCAAATAAtatcctcatcctctctctggctgtgtctgATCTTCTTGTGGGACTAATTTTGATGCcattacattttatttggaAGATTGAATCATGCTGGTTTTTTGGATTCATATTCTGTCATATATacaattttttctctttccatctaACTAGTGTATCTGCGCATAATGTTGCTCTAATCGCTATAGATCGTTATTTTGCATTAAGTCACCCTTTACGTTATTCAAAAGAAGTTTCAAAAAGTGTTATGTACATTGTAGTTTTGTTTAACTGGGTGTTTTCACTCTTCTACAACTTTGCCTTACTGTACTCCAATGGAAACTTCACAGATTTAACAATGTGTCCTGGAGAATGCTTTCTTGTCCAAGATGAGGTATGGTCCCTTGTTGATGTactgattgtgtttgtttttccatgtgcAGTGATAATTATCTTATACGTGGgcatttttttcattgctagaaaacacattaacagcATTAGAAAACTCGACATTCAGAGAAACGGAGTGGATGGTAAGCATGCTAAAGATTCTGTGACATCTGAGAGAAAAGCTGCTAAAGTACTTGGAATATTAGTGTGTGTCTTCCTGGCATGCTTAATACCATATTATGTCTGCATTTTTGTTGGCAATACTATAGGAGGTGAATTCTTTTATAATGTTATAAATAATgtcttgattttcttttatCTCAATTCATGCATCAACCCAATAATCTATGCTTTGTTTTACCCATGTTTTCAGAAAAGTATCAAACTCATTTTGACATGTCAAATATTTAACATGAACTCCTCTCTCATTAATGTGCTTGGATAAGTAATTATAAAAACTACAATAACTGGCAAGAATTGGTTTTGGTTTAATACGCTCAGCGAAAATATTCTTCACCATCTATGTGTGACATTGAATGGGATGTGTTGACAGCATTgggttctgtttgtgttctaCGCCTACACATACAAGTTCTTTTTCCATTTAAGGATGCTTCATAAAACTCTAACTGATATAACAACCAAAGCATGTTAACTCTTTGCTGTTCTTCCAACCACAGACGGTGGCCACCCAGTACAATGAACCAGGTCTACACCTTCACAATCAGGGAATGGGTTGCAATGTAATTTTGCTTCAAATCATTAAAGCTGTATTTTCTGATGACAATGTTATATTGTGCGCATGCTCTTGGGTAAAAAACCATAACAAATGTTGTTTAGGGATAAATGGTGGTGCAGTGAATAAAGTGACTTCTCACAGTGCTAGTGCACTCATATTGTGCACAGATGTAAGTTTGG from Chanos chanos chromosome 8, fChaCha1.1, whole genome shotgun sequence includes the following:
- the LOC115819368 gene encoding trace amine-associated receptor 13c-like, which translates into the protein MNLQNVNQTESCFTLCSDKSVSTAVHVLLYISAVAVVLLTVFGNLLVVISVCHFRKLKTPNNILILSLAVSDLLVGLILMPLHFIWKIESCWFFGFIFCHIYNFFSFHLTSVSAHNVALIAIDRYFALSHPLRYSKEVSKSVMYIVVLFNWVFSLFYNFALLYSNGNFTDLTMCPGECFLVQDEVWSLVDVLIVFVFPCAVIIILYVGIFFIARKHINSIRKLDIQRNGVDGKHAKDSVTSERKAAKVLGILVCVFLACLIPYYVCIFVGNTIGGEFFYNVINNVLIFFYLNSCINPIIYALFYPCFQKSIKLILTCQIFNMNSSLINVLG